From Pelomonas sp. SE-A7, a single genomic window includes:
- a CDS encoding EAL domain-containing protein, producing the protein MFRQGCWALWTGLAIVPAQAQVTNAVNAGPAALLGRPELWLFAFGLLGVLGMALGLGLLRWQRLRLKARREVLRRVRGERGRLVALLNAIPDPVYFKDAGDAYDGSNPAFSRLSGLSEAEVLGRRDEQLNQAPQWTQAIAGSREAVQRKLSWIERADGSRACLDVLQAPVYEEGEYLGQIGVARDVTALQQAMDHARRAATVFEHCGEGILVMDAELRIVDLNPAACRISGHERHELMGQTPEMLRAIALDADLQQDLWGRVDNAGKWSGELVDRRRDGTAVPIWATLVKVPASGSNPQQYLMVLTDISRIKETEAELLHQSLHDRLTGLPNLALLRDRIERQIHIAQRDHTCVAVLYIDLDGFREVNDIAGHAAGDAVLREAAERFVNVVRASDSVARVGADEFVVVLSGLVDEETSMRLGDRLIQSICEPVRVGSQTFNLGASVGLALFPTDGENVDSLLRNAEAAMCRAKASARNTVQSYRPELTRMVQQRFELTHALRQANEAAQFRLEYQPQVRLSDGALIGAEALLRWRHPTRGPISPAEFIPLAEETGLIIPIGRWVLEQACAQAARWQGQPGKPQQVAVNVSARQLRQSDFVECVEQILLETGCPPQALELEVTESLLLEDAEGAIELMNRLTQRGVRVAIDDFGTGYSSLSYLKRMPIQTLKIDRSFVHELGSDANVSAIARTVIVLARSLGLDVLAEGVETAEQAEWLRREGCDWAQGWFYGRPAPAEDFVAPRVALPAQENRRHLQLA; encoded by the coding sequence ATGTTTCGCCAAGGCTGTTGGGCCCTGTGGACCGGGCTGGCCATCGTGCCGGCCCAGGCGCAGGTGACGAATGCTGTGAATGCCGGTCCGGCGGCCCTGTTGGGTCGGCCCGAGCTGTGGCTGTTCGCCTTCGGCCTGCTGGGCGTGCTGGGCATGGCCCTGGGTTTGGGTCTGCTGCGCTGGCAGCGGCTGCGCCTGAAGGCGCGTCGCGAAGTGCTGCGCCGGGTGCGTGGTGAGCGCGGCCGTCTGGTGGCCCTGCTCAACGCCATTCCCGACCCGGTGTATTTCAAGGATGCCGGCGACGCCTACGACGGCAGCAACCCGGCCTTCAGCCGCTTGAGCGGACTCAGCGAGGCCGAAGTGCTGGGCCGGCGCGACGAGCAACTGAACCAGGCGCCGCAATGGACGCAGGCCATCGCCGGCAGCCGCGAAGCCGTGCAGCGCAAGCTCAGCTGGATCGAGCGCGCCGACGGCAGCCGGGCCTGCCTGGACGTGCTGCAGGCGCCGGTCTACGAAGAAGGCGAGTACCTGGGCCAGATCGGCGTTGCCCGTGACGTGACGGCGCTGCAGCAGGCCATGGACCATGCCCGCCGCGCCGCCACCGTGTTCGAGCATTGCGGCGAGGGCATCCTGGTGATGGATGCCGAGCTGCGCATCGTCGACCTGAATCCGGCGGCCTGCCGCATCAGCGGCCATGAGCGTCATGAGCTGATGGGCCAGACGCCCGAGATGTTGCGCGCCATCGCGCTGGACGCCGATCTGCAACAGGACCTCTGGGGCAGGGTGGACAACGCCGGCAAGTGGAGCGGCGAGCTGGTGGACCGCCGTCGCGACGGGACGGCGGTGCCCATCTGGGCGACCCTGGTCAAGGTGCCGGCCAGCGGCAGCAATCCGCAGCAGTACCTGATGGTGCTGACCGACATCTCGCGCATCAAGGAGACCGAGGCCGAGCTCCTGCACCAGTCGCTGCACGACCGCCTGACCGGCCTGCCCAATCTGGCCCTGCTGCGCGACCGCATCGAGCGCCAGATCCACATCGCCCAGCGCGACCACACTTGCGTGGCCGTGCTCTACATCGACCTGGACGGCTTCCGCGAGGTCAACGACATTGCCGGCCATGCCGCCGGCGACGCCGTGCTGCGCGAAGCGGCCGAGCGTTTCGTCAACGTGGTGCGGGCCAGCGACTCGGTCGCCCGGGTCGGTGCCGACGAATTCGTCGTGGTGCTGTCCGGCCTGGTCGACGAGGAAACCTCGATGCGCCTGGGCGACCGGCTGATCCAGTCGATCTGCGAGCCGGTCCGGGTGGGCAGCCAGACCTTCAACCTGGGCGCCAGCGTGGGTCTGGCGCTATTCCCGACCGACGGCGAAAACGTCGATTCGCTGTTGCGCAACGCCGAGGCCGCGATGTGCCGCGCCAAGGCCAGCGCCCGCAATACGGTGCAGTCCTACCGGCCCGAGCTGACCCGCATGGTCCAGCAGCGCTTCGAGCTGACCCATGCGCTGCGCCAGGCCAACGAGGCCGCGCAGTTCCGCCTGGAATACCAGCCCCAGGTGCGCCTCTCCGACGGCGCGCTGATCGGTGCCGAGGCCCTGCTGCGCTGGCGCCATCCGACCCGCGGCCCGATCTCGCCGGCCGAGTTCATCCCGCTGGCTGAGGAAACCGGCCTGATCATCCCGATCGGCCGCTGGGTGCTCGAGCAGGCCTGCGCCCAGGCCGCGCGCTGGCAAGGCCAGCCGGGCAAGCCGCAGCAGGTGGCGGTCAACGTGTCGGCCCGCCAGCTGCGCCAGAGCGATTTCGTCGAATGCGTGGAGCAGATCCTGCTTGAAACCGGCTGCCCGCCGCAGGCGCTGGAACTGGAAGTCACCGAGAGCCTGCTGCTGGAAGACGCCGAGGGCGCCATCGAGCTGATGAACCGGTTGACCCAGCGTGGCGTGCGCGTGGCCATCGACGACTTCGGCACCGGCTACTCCTCGCTGAGCTATCTCAAGCGCATGCCGATCCAGACGCTGAAGATCGACCGCAGCTTCGTCCACGAGCTGGGCAGCGATGCCAACGTCTCCGCCATCGCCCGCACCGTCATCGTGCTGGCCCGCAGCCTCGGCCTGGACGTGCTGGCCGAGGGCGTGGAAACCGCCGAGCAGGCCGAATGGCTGCGCCGCGAAGGCTGCGACTGGGCCCAGGGCTGGTTCTATGGCCGCCCGGCTCCGGCCGAGGACTTCGTCGCTCCGCGGGTCGCCTTGCCGGCCCAGGAAAACCGCCGCCATCTGCAGCTGGCCTGA
- a CDS encoding protocatechuate 3,4-dioxygenase subunit alpha — MSRRHRESASQTAGPFVHIGLLPGAAGLDSPFAVATAGPRLGVEGRPRIVIEGCVYDGAGEPLRDLLVEAWLPDLQAPAWARAAADAASGLFRFEASLPDCGPQAPHVCLLLLARGINQGLHTRLYFEDQAEANARDPVLLAIADPVRRARLIARRLSGGPARYHFDIRLQGEGETVFFDV; from the coding sequence ATGAGCCGCCGCCACCGCGAAAGCGCTTCGCAGACGGCCGGCCCCTTCGTCCACATCGGCCTGCTGCCCGGGGCCGCGGGCCTGGACTCGCCGTTTGCCGTGGCCACGGCGGGTCCGAGGCTGGGGGTCGAAGGCCGGCCACGAATTGTCATTGAAGGCTGCGTCTACGACGGCGCCGGCGAGCCGCTGCGGGACCTGCTGGTGGAGGCCTGGTTGCCCGACCTCCAGGCTCCGGCCTGGGCCCGCGCCGCGGCCGACGCCGCCAGCGGCCTGTTCCGCTTCGAAGCCAGCCTGCCGGACTGCGGGCCGCAAGCCCCTCATGTCTGCCTGCTGCTGCTGGCCCGCGGCATCAACCAGGGCCTGCACACCCGGCTGTATTTCGAGGACCAGGCCGAGGCCAATGCCCGCGACCCGGTGCTGCTGGCCATCGCCGATCCGGTCCGGCGTGCCCGCCTGATCGCGCGGCGCCTGTCGGGCGGGCCGGCCCGTTACCACTTCGACATCCGTCTGCAGGGCGAGGGCGAGACGGTGTTCTTCGATGTCTGA
- the pcaH gene encoding protocatechuate 3,4-dioxygenase subunit beta: MSQQQLFVPRNPGDHPPALSPGYKSSLLRAPAQPLLRLEPTASETRGPRLRREDLGALDHDLILNSARGGLPIGERLLIHGVVLDEQGRPQPNVLIEVWQANAGGRYRHPRDQYLAPLDPHFGGCGRTLTDEQGHYRFLTIRPGAYPWPNHRAEWRPAHIHFSLAGEAWCQRLVTQMYFEGDPLIQRCPIVHSIASEEQIRGLVARYDPAADQAMDLRAYRWDIILRGRQATLFEEPRA; this comes from the coding sequence ATGTCCCAGCAGCAGCTCTTCGTTCCGCGCAATCCCGGCGACCATCCGCCGGCCCTGAGTCCGGGCTACAAGAGCAGCCTGCTGCGCGCGCCCGCCCAACCGCTGCTGCGCCTGGAACCCACGGCTTCCGAGACCCGGGGCCCGCGCTTGCGTCGGGAGGACCTGGGCGCGCTGGACCATGACCTGATACTCAACAGCGCCCGCGGCGGCCTGCCGATCGGCGAGCGGCTGCTGATCCATGGCGTGGTGCTGGACGAGCAGGGCCGGCCCCAGCCGAACGTCTTGATCGAGGTCTGGCAGGCCAATGCCGGTGGCCGCTACCGCCACCCCCGCGACCAGTACCTGGCGCCGCTGGATCCTCACTTCGGCGGCTGCGGCCGCACGCTGACCGACGAGCAGGGCCACTACCGCTTTCTCACCATCCGGCCCGGCGCCTATCCCTGGCCCAACCACCGGGCCGAATGGCGGCCTGCCCATATCCACTTCTCGCTGGCCGGCGAGGCCTGGTGCCAGCGCCTGGTGACCCAGATGTACTTCGAGGGCGACCCGCTGATCCAGCGCTGCCCCATCGTCCACAGCATTGCCAGCGAGGAGCAGATCCGCGGCCTGGTGGCCCGCTACGACCCGGCCGCCGACCAGGCCATGGACCTGCGCGCCTACCGCTGGGACATCATCCTGCGCGGCCGGCAGGCGACGCTGTTCGAGGAGCCGCGGGCATGA
- a CDS encoding NADPH-dependent 2,4-dienoyl-CoA reductase codes for MPYPRLLEPLDLGFTTLKNRVLMGSMHTGLEDGRKHFERMAAFFAERARGEVGLIVTGGFAPNIEGWAKPFAGTLATGGAARRHKVITDAVHAEGGKIALQILHTGRYGYHPLCVAPSRIQSPISPFTPRELSERGIERQIRAFIRCARLAREAGYDGVEVMGSEGYFINQFLVTHTNQRQDRWGGAYENRMRLPLEILARMREAVGPDFIIIYRLSMLDLIPDGSSWDEVLELARRVAKGGATIINTGIGWHEARVPTIATSVPRAGFAWVTQKLRTALRAEGITTPLITSNRINMPEVAENVLAEGAADMVSMARPFLADADFVRKARENRADEINTCIACNQACLDHTFAQKISTCLVNPRAAYERELAVVPIAATRTPRKKIAVVGAGPAGLAASTLLAERGHAVQLFDSATEIGGQFNLARRIPGKEEFSETLRYFRRRIELTGVELQLNRRVGVEQLKGFDEVLLATGVTPRNPRIPGQDDHPDLVLSYIDVLLRRKSVGRRVAIVGAGGIGFDVAEFLVDEGHALALDAPAWRREWGVADPAEVRGGVVRPAPADPAREITLLQRKSGKLGAGLGKTTGWIHRAALKMKQVEMVGGVNYEKITAEGLWISHGEDRRDLELLAVDSIVLCAGQEPLRELEEPLRAAGLRVHLVGGALEAGELDAKRAILQGTKLALSL; via the coding sequence ATGCCTTATCCCCGCCTGCTCGAACCCCTGGACCTGGGCTTCACCACGCTGAAGAACCGGGTGCTGATGGGCAGCATGCACACCGGCCTGGAAGACGGGCGCAAGCATTTCGAGCGCATGGCGGCCTTCTTCGCCGAGCGGGCCAGGGGCGAGGTGGGGCTGATCGTGACCGGCGGCTTCGCACCCAACATCGAGGGCTGGGCCAAGCCTTTTGCCGGCACGCTGGCCACCGGCGGCGCGGCGCGGCGGCACAAAGTGATCACCGATGCGGTCCATGCCGAGGGCGGCAAGATCGCCCTGCAGATCCTGCACACCGGCCGCTACGGCTATCACCCGCTGTGCGTTGCGCCCTCCCGCATCCAGTCGCCGATCTCGCCTTTCACGCCGCGTGAACTCTCGGAGCGTGGCATCGAACGGCAGATCCGCGCCTTCATCCGCTGCGCCAGGCTGGCCCGCGAGGCCGGCTACGACGGCGTCGAGGTGATGGGGTCCGAGGGCTATTTCATCAACCAGTTCCTGGTCACCCACACCAACCAGCGGCAGGACCGCTGGGGCGGCGCCTACGAGAACCGGATGCGCCTGCCGCTGGAGATCCTGGCGCGCATGCGCGAGGCCGTGGGGCCGGACTTCATCATCATCTACCGGCTCTCCATGCTGGACCTGATCCCGGACGGCAGCAGCTGGGACGAGGTGCTGGAGCTGGCCCGACGGGTCGCCAAGGGCGGCGCTACGATCATCAATACCGGCATCGGCTGGCATGAGGCGCGGGTGCCCACCATCGCCACCTCGGTGCCTCGCGCCGGCTTCGCCTGGGTGACGCAGAAGCTGCGCACGGCCCTGCGGGCCGAGGGCATCACCACGCCGCTGATCACCAGCAACCGCATCAACATGCCCGAGGTGGCCGAGAACGTGCTGGCCGAGGGCGCCGCCGACATGGTCAGCATGGCCCGGCCCTTCCTGGCCGATGCCGACTTCGTCAGGAAGGCGCGCGAGAACCGGGCCGACGAGATCAACACCTGCATCGCCTGCAACCAGGCCTGCCTGGACCACACCTTCGCGCAGAAGATCTCGACCTGCCTGGTCAACCCGCGTGCCGCCTACGAGCGCGAGCTGGCCGTGGTGCCCATCGCCGCGACCCGCACGCCGCGCAAGAAGATCGCCGTCGTCGGCGCCGGTCCGGCCGGCCTGGCGGCCTCGACGCTGCTGGCCGAGCGCGGCCATGCGGTGCAGCTGTTCGATTCGGCCACCGAGATAGGCGGCCAGTTCAACCTGGCCAGACGCATCCCGGGCAAGGAGGAGTTCAGCGAGACGCTGCGCTACTTCCGCCGCCGCATCGAGCTGACCGGTGTCGAGCTGCAGCTGAACCGGCGCGTCGGCGTCGAGCAGCTCAAGGGTTTCGACGAGGTGCTGCTGGCCACCGGCGTGACGCCGCGCAACCCGCGCATCCCGGGCCAGGACGACCACCCCGACCTGGTGCTGTCCTATATAGACGTGCTGCTGCGTCGCAAGAGCGTGGGCCGGCGCGTGGCCATAGTCGGCGCGGGCGGCATTGGCTTCGACGTGGCCGAGTTCCTGGTCGATGAAGGCCATGCACTGGCGCTGGATGCGCCGGCCTGGCGGCGCGAATGGGGGGTGGCCGATCCGGCCGAGGTGCGCGGCGGCGTGGTGCGGCCGGCCCCGGCCGACCCGGCGCGCGAGATCACCTTGCTGCAGCGCAAGAGCGGCAAGCTGGGCGCCGGCCTGGGCAAGACCACCGGCTGGATCCACCGCGCGGCGCTGAAGATGAAGCAGGTCGAGATGGTCGGCGGGGTCAACTACGAGAAGATCACCGCCGAGGGCCTGTGGATCAGCCACGGCGAAGACCGCCGCGACCTGGAGCTGCTGGCCGTGGACAGCATCGTGCTGTGCGCCGGCCAGGAGCCGCTGCGCGAGCTGGAAGAACCCCTGCGCGCGGCCGGCCTGCGGGTGCATCTGGTCGGCGGAGCGCTGGAGGCCGGCGAACTCGACGCCAAGCGGGCCATCCTGCAGGGCACCAAGCTGGCGCTCAGCCTCTGA
- a CDS encoding Lrp/AsnC ligand binding domain-containing protein, translating to MADDSLPSRELDKIDARLLRVLQQDGRISNLKLAEAVHLSPTAVLERVKRLTREGYILGYEARLNPAKLGASMLVFIEILLDRTVQDVMDNFKAAVQARPEILECHLVAGGFDYLLKTRVSDMTAYREFIGSVIWTLPGVRETRTYAVMEEVKNTTALPI from the coding sequence ATGGCCGACGACTCCCTGCCCTCCCGCGAACTCGACAAGATCGATGCCCGGCTGCTGCGCGTGCTGCAGCAGGACGGCCGGATTTCCAACCTCAAGCTGGCCGAGGCGGTGCACCTGTCTCCCACCGCCGTGCTGGAGCGGGTCAAGCGCCTGACCCGCGAGGGCTACATCCTCGGCTACGAAGCCCGGCTCAACCCGGCCAAGCTGGGCGCTTCCATGCTGGTTTTCATCGAGATCCTGCTGGACCGCACGGTGCAGGACGTGATGGACAACTTCAAGGCCGCGGTCCAGGCCCGGCCCGAGATCCTGGAATGCCACCTGGTGGCCGGCGGTTTCGACTACCTGCTCAAGACCCGGGTCTCGGACATGACGGCCTACCGCGAGTTCATTGGCAGCGTGATCTGGACCCTGCCCGGCGTGCGCGAGACCCGCACCTATGCGGTGATGGAAGAGGTCAAGAACACCACGGCCTTGCCGATCTGA
- a CDS encoding ankyrin repeat domain-containing protein, with protein MDPTRILQRIAAGRTDLILDRLADGGSADARVDGASLLQWSAYYGDVTALRVLMERGQALSELGDDLGLNGAAFHGHWRLVQFLVEQGAPTDHALSDTGETALHAALCHDERIGRDRVLKVLLDAGADVHAKTLVGQPTGGFMRDARTRGETALHRAALVGTPDTLRLLLDAGAQVEVRDAHGDTPLAWASWARRPPAVLHLLCYGEHRVRENYAGMAIHLSGEPLKR; from the coding sequence ATGGACCCGACCCGCATCCTGCAGCGCATCGCCGCTGGCCGCACCGACCTGATCCTGGATCGCCTCGCCGACGGCGGCTCGGCCGATGCCCGGGTCGATGGGGCCAGTCTTCTGCAATGGAGCGCCTACTACGGCGACGTCACCGCGCTGCGCGTGCTGATGGAGCGCGGCCAGGCGCTGTCCGAACTGGGCGACGACCTGGGCCTGAACGGCGCGGCCTTCCATGGCCATTGGCGCCTGGTGCAGTTCCTGGTCGAGCAGGGCGCGCCGACGGACCATGCACTGAGCGACACCGGCGAGACCGCCCTGCATGCCGCCCTTTGCCATGACGAACGCATTGGCCGCGACCGCGTGCTGAAGGTGCTGCTGGACGCGGGTGCCGATGTCCATGCCAAGACCCTGGTCGGCCAGCCCACCGGCGGCTTCATGCGCGACGCCCGTACTCGCGGCGAGACCGCCCTGCACCGCGCCGCCCTGGTTGGCACGCCGGACACCTTGCGCCTGCTGCTCGATGCCGGCGCCCAGGTGGAGGTCCGCGACGCCCATGGCGACACGCCGCTGGCCTGGGCCAGCTGGGCACGCCGGCCGCCGGCCGTGCTGCATCTGCTCTGCTATGGCGAACACCGGGTCCGGGAGAACTATGCCGGTATGGCTATTCACCTCAGTGGCGAACCTCTGAAGCGCTGA
- a CDS encoding CYTH domain-containing protein translates to MSVEIERKFLVTGEGWRQADAQRYCQGYLSRDPARTVRVRQVGTKAWLTIKGRSVGATRAEFEYEIPLADAEQLLKLCDGPLVEKWRHRVEAGGGLCWEVDEFLGDNAGLVVAEIELPDEAQAFERPAWLGAEVTEDPRYFNSNLAAHPFRHW, encoded by the coding sequence ATGTCTGTCGAAATCGAACGCAAATTTCTGGTGACAGGCGAGGGCTGGCGTCAGGCCGATGCCCAGCGCTACTGCCAGGGCTATCTGTCCCGCGACCCGGCGCGCACGGTGCGTGTCCGCCAGGTCGGCACAAAGGCCTGGCTGACCATCAAGGGCCGCTCGGTTGGTGCCACGCGCGCCGAGTTCGAATACGAGATTCCGCTGGCGGACGCCGAGCAGCTGCTCAAGCTCTGCGACGGCCCGCTGGTGGAGAAATGGCGGCACCGGGTCGAGGCCGGCGGCGGGCTCTGCTGGGAGGTGGACGAGTTCCTCGGCGACAACGCCGGCCTGGTCGTGGCCGAGATCGAATTGCCCGACGAGGCTCAGGCGTTCGAACGGCCGGCCTGGTTGGGTGCCGAGGTCACCGAGGACCCGCGCTACTTCAACTCGAACCTGGCAGCCCACCCGTTCCGGCACTGGTAG